A genome region from Labilibaculum antarcticum includes the following:
- a CDS encoding lysylphosphatidylglycerol synthase transmembrane domain-containing protein: MKKNIINIIKFLVFFSISSFLFWYVYRGQNINELLFTLKNEVNYYWILLSLFFGLLSHISRTIRWNMLIESLGKKPRTINTFLAVMVGYFANLALPRMGEISRCGLVSKYENISFSKLVGTVVLERVLDIIMLFIFLLIALSTQFSVISHFFSNNPEVSSKLSNVFASATTLYVIGAISLIIWILRKKFKNTNLFKKLDLTFSNFMAGFRAIKELDNKWYFVFHTIFIWIMYYLMTYICFFSFGFTSHLPAIAGLTVLVMGSFGMIAPVQGGIGAWHFMVIGTLLVYLPGVANIETMSKSFALVVHGAQTAMIIILGSLSVIALPIANRKQKKLIKSKI, from the coding sequence TTGAAGAAAAACATCATAAATATCATAAAATTCCTAGTCTTTTTTTCGATTAGTTCCTTTTTATTCTGGTACGTATATCGCGGACAAAATATAAACGAACTTCTTTTTACCTTAAAAAATGAGGTTAATTACTATTGGATTCTTCTTTCCTTATTTTTCGGACTTTTAAGCCACATTAGCAGAACCATACGATGGAATATGCTAATCGAATCTTTAGGGAAAAAACCACGAACTATAAATACTTTCTTAGCTGTTATGGTTGGTTATTTTGCCAATCTTGCACTTCCAAGAATGGGGGAAATTTCGAGATGCGGGTTAGTTAGTAAGTATGAAAACATTTCTTTTTCGAAATTAGTTGGAACTGTGGTTCTAGAAAGAGTACTGGATATAATCATGCTATTCATCTTTCTATTAATTGCATTATCAACACAGTTTTCTGTGATATCACATTTCTTCTCTAACAATCCGGAAGTTAGCTCAAAACTATCCAACGTATTTGCTTCAGCGACCACATTGTATGTTATAGGAGCAATATCTTTGATAATCTGGATTCTTCGAAAAAAATTCAAAAACACAAACTTATTTAAAAAATTAGACCTAACCTTTTCCAATTTCATGGCCGGTTTTCGTGCCATCAAAGAACTTGATAACAAATGGTATTTTGTTTTTCACACCATCTTCATTTGGATCATGTACTATTTGATGACATATATCTGTTTCTTTAGTTTTGGCTTCACATCTCACCTTCCCGCTATTGCCGGATTAACCGTTTTGGTAATGGGAAGTTTCGGAATGATTGCACCCGTACAAGGTGGAATTGGCGCATGGCACTTTATGGTTATTGGGACTCTTTTAGTTTACCTTCCCGGAGTTGCCAATATTGAAACCATGTCGAAAAGCTTTGCTCTTGTTGTACATGGCGCTCAAACAGCCATGATCATTATTCTTGGTTCATTATCGGTAATTGCCTTACCAATAGCGAACAGAAAGCAAAAAAAACTAATAAAGTCTAAAATTTGA